agattttgatgaaagaaaaagagaaagcaagAGGTGAAGGCTCAAAAAGTGGTTCAAGAATGGAGAGTGGAGACCAAGGGAGGTATAAATAGGCTTAATAAGGCTTCCCAACGttcagaatttgaaattttgaccGTTTTATAGCTGTTGGCAACGGTTAGAAACggtaacaattttaaaaaaacagtCTGGAgcggttttaatcgattaaatgggattttaatcgattacgtaatcgattaatacttagattaatcgattaatccaggCGTAAAAGGAAAAgtaacgcttttaatcgatttacaCATAGATTAAACCTGTTTAAGCAACGAAAAATGCAATATTAAGTCCAATAATACctatttttctatttccaaTATCCCTAACTCccttctaagctcaaaaaatctttCCTTAGgtaatgctttggtgaaaatatcagctaattgatgttgtgtaccaatatattctattttacaGTCTCCcttttgcacatgatctctaaggaagtgatgcctaatctcaatgtgcttggttctagagtgcattatgggattctttgtaaggtttattgcacttgtattatcacacttaagtggtatatgatctaagtgaatgtcataatcttctaattgttgtttcatccataagatttgcgcacaacaatttcccgcagcaatatattcagcctcagtggtagataaggctacacaggcttgtttcttagaatgccaagaaactaaggaactacctagaagatgacatgttccactagtgctttttctatctatcttacaacctccataatcagcatctgaaaatcctacaagactaggttccgttccagatggataccataaaccaaaggatgcagttcccttaagatatttcaatattcttttaactgcagtaaggtgagattctctaggactagattgatacctggcacacacacaaacactttgcataatatctggtctactagcagtgagatataacaaagaacctatcatacatctatatttagtttgatttacctctttacctgactcatctttgtcaagatagcaagaggttcccataggagtagatgcttcctttgctttgtccatttcaaacttcttaagaatttctctacaatacttagtttgagaaatgaacgtaccttctttcatttgcttaatttgaagaccaaggaagaatgttaattctcccatcatagacatttcaaattcaccctgcatagtcttagcaaattcctcacaaagagatttatgagttgatccaaaaataatatcatcaacatatacttgaataatcaaaatatgttttccgactcttttaataaacaaagtggaatcaacttttcctctattaaagtcattttctaaaagaaaattgctaagtctttcataccaagatctaggtgcttgttttaaaccataaagtgctttctttaatttatagatgtgatttggaaatttaaaatcttcaaaaccgggtggttgttcaacatacacatcttcttttataaaaccatttagaaatgcacttttaacatccatttgaaataatttaaatttcattatagatgcataagcaagaagtaggcgtattgcctctaacctggcaactggagcatatgtctcatcataatctataccttcttcttgactatatccttgagccacaagcctagctttattcttggtgatgtttccatcttcatccagtttgtttctaaatacccattttgttccaattacttgatgagtatcttctctaggaatcaattcccaaacttgatttctttcaaactggttgagttcttcttgcattgctatacaccattgttcatcttgaagagcttccttaatgttcttaggttcaatctgcgacataaaagctacattcatacaaaaattaactaaatttcttctagtgtttaccccttttgatatgtcgccaatgatgttgtccaatgataatcctctaggttgttgccatattttgtttagatcttcatcatcttgaggattattcattttctcttcattggttgtcttttgcaagtcttcattttcacctgcatctgattcatctgactcaagaggttttacctcaaggtccacaatttcatcaaagacaacatgcacagattcttctatttcaagtgttttcctattaaaaactctataagctttgctagttagagaatatcctagaaaaatagcttcatcggatttggaatcaaattttcctaaattttgttttccattatttaagacaaaacatttgcatccaaaaattcttaaatgtgaaacatttggttttctacctttaaaaagttcataaggagtacatttcaaaataggcctaataagcattctattcaatacataacatgcagtactcacagcatcagcccaaaaatgtttaggaacactatattcatttaacatagttctagcaagttcctctaaggatctattctttctttctacaactccattttgttgaggagttctaggtgcagaaaaattatgagaaatgccatattcttcacaaaaaatttcaaaagattcattttgaaattcacctccatggtcacttctaatagcctttattttcaagtccttttcattttgaactaaatttgcaaactttttaaattctttgaaagcttcacttttaagagtaagaaagaaagtccaagtatatcttgaataatcatccacaataactaaagcataataatttcctccaaaactttttatcctagagggaccaaataaatccatgtgcaaaagttctaagggttttaaactagaaacaacatttttcgaatggaaagatgatttcacttgttttcccttttgacatgcatcacacaatttatttttcacatattttagttttggtaaaccaattactaagtctttagaaatgagtttattcaattgttgcatatgaatatgtgcagctcttttatgccataaccatggattttcttcttttactactaaacatgaaatattcctatttgatgcattttctaaatcaatcaaataaatattgttatgcctaattcctttcaaagcaatttcagaagaatcatttttataaatagtgcaagaattttgttcgaaggttaccttgaatcctttatcgcataattgactaatgctaattaagttatgctttaatccttccacatatagcacgtctttgatcatcaaggtatcttcacttccaatatctccaattccaaggatttttcctttgttgttatcaccataggtgacaaagcctcgttcctttttccggaagcttgtaaatttctttttatctccggtcatgtgttttgagcatccactgtcaagacaccacatatacttccttggttttgataattcctacaacataaaaacaacaagctatttaggtacccaactactttgtatgggtcctttgggttagatttaagaagattaaaatcattttacaacccaagcatatctaccacttggaacaccataatgcttaattttacatttgttagatgtatgaccctttttcatacaataaaagcatgatgcaacatttgtgttcctataagttgttcctttttgtacccaagttctatgagttctatgattatgtttaattttaggaacatacttatttttaacaaccttattttcattagttttactacattctccagtggttgtattttcagaaaaatatttgaattttatgcaagattcacattcatttttagcaacatatttttctttttcataatataaaaccttactttttaaatttctaatttcttccgcttgatataaaaatttatttttcaaacttctgttttcttcagataaatttgtaaattcagttttcaaattatcatttattttagagaagttttcagaagtaattttcaaattttcattttcttcaagaatattttcaaaattcaattttaactttttgaagtcctttttcaatttcttatgagctatatctaatttttcagattctactaataaagcagcataagtatcatgcagttcatcttcatccatatgactatcattatcagaatagtgtgaactacttacttggctgacgttatcatcatctgccatcaaacagatgtttgcttcttcatctgagtcgcttgaatctgaaatggtctcattgtcttcttcccaggcaatgtaggccttctttttcttgaagaatcttttctccttcttgtctTCACCCTTcctttgatttgggcagtctgcttttagatgccccttttctccacagccataacatcggtaatttgaggaagatgcttgattatctttcttttcgtatctaaatcttcctttacctttagactttatgaacctgtttaaccttttgatcatgagacttaaattttcttcttcgtctgagtcttcatcttctgatttacctttgtttctttcaacctccgactttaatgccaaactcttcttgttgtttttggcttttgcttcttcttcatcaagtcttccaagatctagttcatgttccctcaactttccaaataatgcagccatggtcattgtgttgagattttgtgactcagaaattgcagtcacttttggttgccaagacctgtctaaagatttcaagattttaatgttaagttcatcagtatcaaatgacttacccagtccaatgagatgattaacaatgttggtgaagcgtttttgaacatcaactattgtttccccttgcttcattctgaacatctcgtattcctggattaaggtattctttctagctctctttaCATCAtttgtaccttcatgggttactctaagtacttcccacatttcttgtacagttttacaaatagaaatcctgtaaaactcgtcaacagttaaagcagatgaaataatattacgagcttttacatcattaccaaattttctcttatcttcagcagtccattggtcacggggctttggttcctgcatattgttaattggaacaaaaggaccagatacaacagcatctcaaatatctatatcaatagattccataaaaatttgcattctaaccttccaaaatgcgtaattttcacctgtgaatagtggtggtctattgatagaagcaccctctgcaaaggtttgatgtgatcccgccatttgaatgactatcaaagcaagctctgataccaattgtcagagcggctgcagcggaatggttagcgtggaataacaaaccaagaggggggggtgaattggttcttactaaaaacgtgtgccttaaaaatttctactcaaataaacttacttagcagataataaagacaataaaatagagtaaggttgagagaaatttgcacagatgattttatcctggttcggatcttaccaatcctacgtccagtcgcttatctcaaaacaagataaacacttcactaatcacaaaactattacaaactacaatcacacagatacaatttgtaagagtttagaaaacacctctcttgatgccacaagagatgaaacaacacctcctttgagtcttcacaaaggatgaaacacttcctccgaatacttcacgaaggatgaattcctcttccaaacacttccttagatgcaccaaggatgaaccagctattcctctatcaccgtaggagtatttcaccaactctacagacagagtttccttagctgagcaagagcacacaattctcaagagtttcagagtatttgagcacaagggaagagttatcttgagagaaaatgagagtctatttatagactcatccaaagtctcttccattcttcgaaaatgagccatctgactgttttaatcgattaaatcaagtattaatcgattaaactaagtataacggctagtttttcaaatctgaaacccctaacggctagtgttaatcgattattctcaggtttaatcgattaactaatcgattaatttaggctttaatcgattattccagtgtaacggctagtcttcaactctggaacctccaacggactgttttaatcgattaatctcaggattaatcgattatggaatcgATTAATccaagctttaatcgattaatccagaggcaattttggttttcatttgtcagcctcgttttaatcgattaagaccctttttaatcgattaatacagtGCACTTTGGACTCTGGTTTTTGATTATATGGTATGaaattacatggaatcaaaaacactcaaatGTCTAAGTCCTGGacactaaattataattattacaaaagcttttccatagcaatacaagtcttcctaacatcttgatttcttcttgacttgatttggacatcatcaaaacttcatcttcatcattttgctaacactcTGCTTCGGAGGCCGAGGACGACAACGTCGACGAGAACGCGCTGCTGCCCCTTTGCGATTTTCAAAGTCTGACCAGCATTCGGTTGGGTGAAGAGATTGATTCGGGTGAAGGAGTTGTCTTGTTTGTGGAAGAGGTTTTGAGGCACAGCGACGGTGCGGCGAGGGCGTAGCCGGTGGATCTATTTTTGGTTATGTTTCTCTACCTTGGGTGTTTGGTTATGTTTCTCTGCAGGTGCGATTTGGATTCGCCTCTTGAATTGGGGGTACTGCTTCTTAGTTTTCTCTGCGCTTTCTGATTGTTCGCTGGGAAAGGTCttagggtggatggtgatgatTGGGGTTGAAAATCTGGAAAGGTCTTTGTTAGTGCAGGTTGGGGTTGAGGTTGAAAATCTGGGAAAGAAATTGTGGTTTAGAAcatagaaaagagaaaggaaaagaacaTGGCAGAATAGAACGAAAAACAAACGAGGAACCCAGAAGAGATTTTgattgagattaaaaaaattaaaaacactctactgcctcggttgtttGTGAACTGAGGCACAATTCAAACACTTTTGACTCGGTTCAAAACCCGAGACATAAAgcctatattttttatttcgcCTGAATATGCTCCAGTTCTACAACCGGTGTCTATAAATCAAAAGAACCGGTGTCATTTTCCTTAATTGTACTAGTGGtagaatgaaaaacaaaatgttgaATACTATAAAATACCCATATTTGTTTTTGCTAGCTAATTAGCTACATCTTCTCTTGTTTGTTTGATTCTGTATATTCCACCCATAATTACCTTCTCCATACGGCAATGTTCTTCCACTCCAATTATTGGCGACACTTTTTGTTCCCACTTGCTAAATCTTCCTATTGTGTTCAACATCACAGTCACTAAACTAAGTTACTACATTCTCATGTTTTGCATTCACAACCATTTTCTACCCATATGACTGACTAGTTGGCTTActtttagatgaaaaaaaaaaaaaaaatatatatatatatatatatatatatatatatatatatatatatatatatatatatatatatatatatattagagtAATGGGATGACGTgtaaaaggaagaagagagatcAAAATCAATAGTTAGCAAATAATATTTTCcaagttatgattttttaagTGTGTTCAACAACGTCACGTTATTCGTTTAGTTAATTTTAAGTTGTGTTAAATGATTTGTGTTTAAAGGTTTGTTTGGAAAAATCTCTATTAAAGGCacttgaaacaaaaaaatgaagaaaatacatAAGTTTTTTCTCTtgagataaattaatttatgtttaaactaaaaaaacatcttTTAGACAAGTTAATGCAATAATAAAAATACCCTGTAGCAAAAAAGttcatcaaaaaaaaaaaaaaaatgctccCCTATATGTCCTATACACATGTTTACTTGGCTGGAACCGAAGTAACccattacaatttatatatgttCATCACAGAGTTCAAAGGCTCATGCATGCATAGCACTTCCTAAGAAGATAGAAAGAACTGCAAAAGAGTGTAGCATCCACAGTTGATTCCGTCCATTTTTAAAGCACATTCTAGAAATGGACAAATCTACCTTAcacaaaaatagaaagagaattAAATAACTCCATTCAAAATGATTGGTATTATTCTTATTTGTTTCAAAATGATAAGTTTACATATATAAAGCACCAATCATTTTAGATGGAACTGTTCAATCTCATATTTTGGTAAGTTAGAGAAACCTTTGAGAAACACATACATTACATTTGATGAGATGTGAGAATGATCTAAAGTTATTCTCTCCATGGTACATAAACTAGGAAAATgcaaaatctaaaatattcaATCTGATCAATGCATGGTTAAGATTCCACAAGGTAACTAAAGCAATTGGCTTTCACCAAAGGGGAAGCTAATGATGAGAAAACGCATCAAAATTCATGTCCAAACTCCGAGAGCAAGTACATGAATGCATCTGTATTTTCAGATGATATTTTCAAGTCAGGCTTGTCATTGGACAGTTCTAAATCCTTCAACTCAGACCACATGGCATCTGTAAGATCACTGGGATCAGTCTCATCACTGAGAGATTCTTGTTTAACAATTGGGCTTTGTGATCTCACAGGAGGATCGAGTTGCTTTTGTTCATTTGGAACATTTAAATCTTCGTGGGAATTCTCAAGGAATGAGTCCCAAGTTTCAGAACATGTGACCATTTGTGGAGCCTTGAGGGTGTCTTTGCATGTGTGAAACCCAATGTACGTAATATTGTACATATCAGGATTCTCTTCTAACCGTTGCACTTGTTTGGTGGCCTTGCAACCTTGTTCAAACTTCCTAGTGCATCTGAAGTAACTCCTGAgaattatttatcaataaatgtgTTATAATTAGAAGACAATAAGTTTGTGTAACAAAAATACACTTCAACTTTTCACATGAAAATTTAAACACTAGTAAGTTTGAGTGTCCTATGTAGTAGTCTGAGTGTATAGCAAAGTTTCCTCATTCGGGTTTCTGCATT
This Vigna angularis cultivar LongXiaoDou No.4 chromosome 4, ASM1680809v1, whole genome shotgun sequence DNA region includes the following protein-coding sequences:
- the LOC108330907 gene encoding LOW QUALITY PROTEIN: probable WRKY transcription factor 70 (The sequence of the model RefSeq protein was modified relative to this genomic sequence to represent the inferred CDS: inserted 2 bases in 1 codon), whose amino-acid sequence is MNNTLITELLLGLDYATQLKFLLQKPVDPDASAAAKELLTNVHRSFAQTLSILTSSHPAMPQDQVAQNLLISGEDASQAASIDPRSDDSTESRKRSFPLSKDRRGSYKRRKTEQTWAIVSQTTEDNHAWRKYGQKDILNSQFPRSYFRCTRKFEQGCKATKQVQRLEENPDMYNITYIGFHTCKDTLKAPQMVTCSETWDSFLENSHEDLNVPNEQKQLDPPVRSQSPIVKQESLSDETDPSDLTDAMWSELKDLELSNDKPDLKISSENTDXHSCTCSRSLDMNFDAFSHH